One window from the genome of Spirosoma rhododendri encodes:
- a CDS encoding ABC transporter ATP-binding protein, with the protein MIDIKNIVKTFGDRQVLKGIDGCFEPGQTSLIIGGSGTGKSVLLKCMIGLVKPDAGEVIYDGRDFLSGDKELQKAIRREMGVLFQGSALFDSKTVLDNVRFPLDMLTDQSEEEKLDRANECLKRVGLENAGDRMPSEISGGMKKRVGIARAIVLNPKYLFCDEPNSGLDPLTSIKIDQLIKEITDEYKVTTVIITHDMNSMMEIGEKIMFLYEGNKLWEGDSETLTHSNVDELNEFINANKLIREMEK; encoded by the coding sequence ATGATAGACATAAAAAATATTGTCAAGACGTTTGGTGACCGGCAGGTGCTTAAGGGTATCGACGGCTGTTTTGAGCCCGGTCAGACGAGTCTGATTATCGGCGGTAGCGGTACGGGTAAAAGCGTACTGCTGAAGTGCATGATCGGGCTGGTAAAGCCCGATGCGGGCGAGGTAATCTACGACGGACGCGATTTTTTGTCGGGCGATAAGGAATTGCAGAAAGCGATCCGGCGCGAGATGGGCGTCCTGTTTCAGGGGTCGGCTCTGTTCGATTCCAAAACCGTACTCGACAACGTGCGCTTTCCGCTCGATATGCTCACCGATCAATCGGAGGAGGAAAAGCTCGACCGGGCGAACGAGTGCCTGAAGCGCGTTGGGCTGGAGAACGCGGGCGATCGGATGCCCTCGGAAATCAGTGGCGGCATGAAAAAACGGGTCGGCATTGCCCGTGCTATCGTACTGAACCCCAAATACTTGTTCTGCGACGAACCGAACTCCGGCCTTGACCCGCTGACGTCGATTAAGATTGACCAGCTTATCAAGGAAATCACCGACGAGTACAAAGTCACGACGGTGATTATCACCCACGACATGAACTCGATGATGGAGATTGGCGAGAAAATCATGTTCCTCTACGAAGGCAATAAGCTGTGGGAAGGCGACAGCGAAACACTAACGCATTCGAACGTTGATGAACTGAACGAGTTTATCAACGCCAATAAGCTGATCCGGGAAATGGAGAAATAA
- a CDS encoding ComEA family DNA-binding protein, which produces MRTVWLLLVGCCFAAPTLAQNETPFRPNDRRIDAVGRYLQDLFPTQTEGVNYEAVYDALTQLYASPLDLNTATRDELSATYLLSESQLSNLLDYRQTQGDLLSLYELQAVPGFDLPTIRRMLPFVAVSGSRDLLGGLPNPTDHYLIVRHERILEQQKGFSDASPDKNGKLPVRYLGNPQQWFVRYRYSRPRTFSVGLTMEKDAGERMAWEPAQRRYGFDFVSMHAQLQNRGRWRNIIIGDYQLQVGQGLVLSAGFVLGKSAETVQTVRRPTLGIRPYTSLTESGYFRGGAATYAIHRNLDLTLLASHVRRDANTIDVDPDSLSEELQVTSLQMSGLHRTDAELADRGSLPETNIGAHLLYHSRNQLQLGLTVLQTQFGVELKKRSQTYNNYEFWGTDNRVVGLHGGYVRHNWNLFGELAYSAGSQTNSGGVGAVAGALASLSRKLDLALLFRHYDRNFHSFYANGFSEGSRTINETGAYAGLKYTVYRKLTLSGFVDYFRFPWQKYLVSASSLGFDYLLQARYAPNRQSAYYLIFHDEYKEKNRSSSTNVIGTARRNLALNAEYRPVPGLTMRSRAQWGMFQYTGQSASHGFALIQDATFDWRRLSLSSRVAFFNTKDYDSRQYVYERDVLYAFSFPAYFNEGVRHYLLAQYSLSRHLDVWVRWARSDFFGLKTVGTGLDQINAPHRSEIKVQARWRF; this is translated from the coding sequence GTGCGAACTGTCTGGCTGCTGCTGGTTGGGTGCTGCTTCGCGGCTCCGACGCTGGCGCAGAACGAAACCCCCTTCCGACCCAACGACCGCCGTATCGATGCTGTCGGTCGCTATTTACAGGACCTTTTCCCAACGCAGACCGAAGGCGTCAACTACGAAGCCGTGTACGACGCGCTAACGCAGCTCTACGCCAGCCCGCTCGATCTCAACACCGCCACCCGCGACGAACTGTCGGCTACCTACCTGCTGTCGGAATCACAGTTGAGCAATCTGCTCGACTATCGGCAGACGCAGGGCGATTTGCTGTCGCTGTACGAACTACAGGCTGTCCCCGGCTTCGATCTGCCCACCATCCGGCGGATGCTGCCGTTCGTTGCTGTCAGTGGCAGCCGGGATCTGTTGGGCGGTTTACCCAATCCTACCGATCACTACCTGATAGTCCGGCACGAGCGCATTCTGGAGCAGCAAAAAGGGTTTTCTGATGCATCGCCCGATAAGAACGGCAAACTGCCGGTGCGCTACCTGGGCAATCCGCAGCAGTGGTTTGTGCGCTACCGCTATAGCCGTCCCCGTACATTCAGCGTCGGGCTGACGATGGAGAAAGACGCGGGCGAACGAATGGCGTGGGAGCCTGCCCAACGACGATACGGGTTCGACTTTGTATCGATGCACGCCCAGCTACAGAACCGGGGCCGCTGGCGAAACATCATCATCGGCGATTACCAGTTGCAGGTGGGGCAGGGGCTGGTGTTGTCGGCGGGGTTTGTGTTGGGCAAGAGTGCCGAAACCGTGCAGACCGTCCGCCGACCAACGCTGGGCATTCGCCCGTACACCTCGCTGACAGAGTCCGGCTATTTCCGGGGCGGTGCCGCTACCTACGCCATTCACCGCAACCTCGACCTAACCCTGCTGGCATCGCACGTTCGGCGCGACGCTAATACCATAGACGTTGACCCAGATAGCCTGAGCGAAGAGTTACAGGTCACATCGCTACAAATGTCGGGGCTGCACCGAACGGATGCTGAATTAGCCGACCGGGGCAGTTTGCCGGAAACCAATATAGGCGCGCACCTGCTGTACCACAGCCGAAACCAACTGCAACTGGGGCTGACGGTGCTGCAAACGCAATTTGGTGTCGAACTCAAAAAGCGGTCGCAGACCTACAATAACTACGAGTTCTGGGGGACGGATAACCGGGTGGTGGGGCTGCACGGCGGCTATGTCCGGCATAACTGGAATCTGTTCGGCGAACTGGCTTACAGTGCAGGATCGCAGACAAATAGCGGAGGTGTGGGAGCCGTTGCGGGTGCGTTGGCCAGCCTGAGCCGCAAACTCGATCTGGCACTGTTGTTCCGCCACTACGACCGCAATTTCCACTCGTTCTACGCCAACGGGTTTAGCGAGGGCAGCCGGACGATCAACGAAACAGGCGCGTATGCCGGGCTGAAATATACCGTGTATCGGAAACTAACGCTGAGCGGTTTCGTCGACTACTTCCGCTTTCCATGGCAAAAATACTTGGTCAGCGCGTCGTCGCTTGGGTTCGACTATTTGCTACAGGCTCGTTACGCACCCAACCGACAGTCTGCGTACTACCTAATTTTTCACGATGAATACAAAGAGAAGAATCGGTCTAGTTCGACCAATGTCATCGGTACCGCTCGGCGGAATTTGGCTCTCAATGCGGAGTATCGCCCTGTGCCGGGACTGACGATGCGTTCGCGGGCGCAGTGGGGGATGTTTCAGTACACGGGGCAATCTGCATCGCACGGTTTCGCGCTAATTCAGGACGCCACCTTCGACTGGCGACGGCTGAGTTTGTCGAGCCGGGTCGCTTTTTTTAATACGAAAGACTATGATTCCCGGCAGTACGTTTACGAACGCGATGTGCTGTACGCTTTCTCGTTTCCGGCCTATTTCAATGAAGGTGTCCGGCATTATCTGCTGGCGCAGTATAGCCTGAGTCGACACCTCGACGTGTGGGTGCGCTGGGCACGTTCCGATTTCTTCGGTTTGAAAACTGTCGGAACCGGTCTCGATCAGATCAACGCGCCCCACCGGTCGGAGATTAAAGTGCAGGCTCGGTGGCGGTTTTGA
- a CDS encoding M16 family metallopeptidase, producing the protein MIKRILPVALVISATLAMGQTTPKPKSTTGKTAAKPTASASPVNLSQAIPTDPSVKVGKLPNGLTYYIRKNAEPRNRAELRLVVKAGSVLETDEQQGLAHFMEHMEFNGTKNFPKNELVNVLQSSGIRFGADLNAYTSFDETVYQLPVPTDSQRVFRQAFQILEDWAHNATIDPAEVEKERGVVLEERRLGRGAGQRMRDKYFPVLLNDSRYANRLPIGTEQVLTTFKPETLRQFYKDWYRPSLMAVIAVGDFDIKQVEGIIREKFGRIPEPANPKPRTEYTIPGNKDTKVAIVTDTEQPNTIVQVIYKREGVKDKTLNDLREGVKRGLFNTMLGNRIQELTQQADPPFLGGYSNYSDFLGNLDAFTSIAVAKEGNVEKAIRAVLNENARVKQFGFTPTELERAKQEFLTNVEQAYSERTKTRSASFVEEYVRNFTDKEPYTSIDFYYNFLKKEMPGVKLTEVNELVDQFIHNDNRAVIVMAPEKDKDKLPTVEQIIGYIDDAGKGLTAYEDKTLDAPLLAKQPTPAPIVDTKQIKDIGVTEWTLKNGVKVVVKPTDFKNDQILFSGTSFGGTSLYDLNDYTSARFASTVTAMGGTGAYNQVQLGKFLAGKQVSVFPYISELNEGVSGSTAPKDLETALQLLYSYFTQPRKDADVVKGFLSNQRSALQNQINTPTPARVFQDTVQVTLGANNPRRQPLQPADLDKIDLDKSLKIYQERFANAGDFTFFFVGNVDEAKLKPLVEKYLGGLPSTGKDEKFRDLGIRIPSGQISKTVYKGVDPKATVQLVYSGDLNWSPENTTQLDALAEVLEIKLIEQLREQESGVYGVNASASYSKNPVPRYTFRISFGCGPENVDKLIAKTQELIANLKSKGADPADIAKFKAETRRETELQLKDNQFWLGYLQNQFVNGDAPDEVLREDQQLNKVTVDSTKASANKYLGANYAKFVLLPEKKVEAGK; encoded by the coding sequence ATGATCAAACGCATATTGCCGGTCGCGCTCGTCATCAGCGCCACGCTGGCAATGGGCCAAACAACGCCCAAACCGAAATCCACAACTGGAAAAACGGCGGCCAAACCGACCGCATCCGCGTCACCCGTCAACCTCAGTCAGGCCATTCCAACCGACCCGTCTGTGAAGGTGGGTAAACTGCCGAACGGACTGACCTACTACATCCGCAAAAACGCCGAACCGCGTAACCGGGCTGAACTTCGGCTGGTTGTGAAGGCGGGGTCGGTGCTGGAAACCGACGAGCAGCAGGGACTAGCGCACTTCATGGAACATATGGAGTTTAACGGCACGAAGAATTTTCCGAAGAACGAACTCGTCAACGTCCTGCAATCGTCGGGTATCCGCTTTGGGGCCGACCTGAACGCGTACACAAGCTTCGACGAGACGGTGTACCAACTGCCCGTCCCGACAGATTCGCAGCGGGTGTTCCGGCAGGCATTTCAGATTCTGGAAGACTGGGCGCACAACGCAACCATCGACCCGGCTGAGGTAGAGAAGGAGCGGGGGGTCGTGCTGGAAGAGCGTCGGCTGGGGCGGGGTGCCGGTCAGCGGATGCGCGACAAATACTTTCCGGTGCTGCTCAACGATTCGCGCTACGCCAACCGCCTGCCCATCGGGACCGAGCAGGTACTCACGACATTCAAGCCCGAAACGCTCCGCCAATTCTACAAAGACTGGTATCGCCCCAGCCTGATGGCCGTGATTGCCGTGGGTGATTTCGACATCAAACAGGTCGAGGGAATTATCCGCGAGAAGTTCGGGCGTATTCCCGAACCGGCCAACCCGAAGCCCCGCACCGAGTACACGATTCCGGGTAATAAAGACACGAAAGTCGCCATCGTGACCGATACCGAGCAGCCAAACACGATTGTGCAGGTGATCTACAAGCGCGAAGGGGTGAAAGACAAGACGCTGAACGACCTGCGCGAAGGCGTCAAGCGGGGGCTGTTCAACACCATGCTCGGCAACCGGATTCAGGAACTAACCCAGCAGGCTGACCCGCCGTTTCTGGGTGGCTACAGCAACTACAGCGACTTCCTCGGTAATCTGGATGCGTTCACGTCGATTGCGGTGGCTAAAGAAGGGAATGTTGAGAAGGCGATCCGGGCGGTGCTCAACGAAAACGCCCGCGTGAAGCAATTCGGCTTTACCCCAACCGAACTGGAGCGGGCTAAGCAGGAGTTTCTGACGAACGTGGAGCAGGCCTACAGCGAACGAACCAAGACCCGCTCGGCCAGCTTCGTGGAAGAATACGTCCGTAATTTCACCGACAAAGAGCCGTACACCAGCATCGACTTCTACTACAATTTCCTGAAAAAGGAGATGCCGGGCGTCAAGCTGACGGAGGTAAACGAGCTGGTCGATCAGTTTATTCACAACGACAACCGGGCCGTAATCGTGATGGCCCCGGAGAAGGATAAAGACAAACTGCCGACCGTCGAGCAGATCATTGGCTACATCGACGACGCGGGCAAGGGCCTGACCGCCTACGAAGACAAAACCCTCGACGCGCCCCTGCTCGCCAAACAACCGACGCCTGCGCCGATAGTCGACACGAAGCAGATCAAGGACATTGGCGTAACGGAATGGACGCTGAAAAACGGCGTAAAAGTGGTTGTTAAACCCACCGATTTTAAAAACGACCAGATTCTGTTCAGCGGCACGAGCTTCGGCGGCACCTCGCTCTATGACCTCAACGACTACACCTCGGCCCGCTTCGCGTCGACGGTGACGGCGATGGGCGGCACGGGCGCGTACAATCAGGTGCAGCTCGGCAAGTTTCTGGCCGGTAAGCAGGTGAGCGTGTTTCCGTACATCAGCGAACTGAACGAAGGTGTCAGCGGCAGCACGGCCCCCAAAGACCTCGAAACGGCCCTGCAACTGCTGTACAGCTACTTTACACAGCCCCGCAAAGACGCCGACGTGGTAAAAGGCTTCCTGTCGAATCAGCGGAGCGCGTTGCAGAATCAGATCAACACACCAACCCCGGCACGAGTTTTCCAAGATACGGTACAGGTAACGCTGGGGGCCAACAACCCCCGCCGTCAGCCGCTGCAACCCGCCGATCTGGACAAAATCGATCTCGATAAGTCGCTGAAGATTTATCAGGAACGTTTCGCCAATGCGGGCGACTTCACGTTTTTCTTCGTCGGTAACGTCGATGAAGCGAAGCTGAAACCGCTGGTCGAAAAGTACCTCGGTGGTCTGCCGTCGACGGGTAAGGACGAAAAATTTCGTGATCTGGGTATCCGCATTCCGAGCGGGCAGATCAGCAAAACGGTGTACAAAGGCGTCGACCCGAAAGCAACGGTGCAACTGGTGTATAGCGGTGATCTGAACTGGTCGCCCGAGAACACGACGCAGCTTGATGCGTTGGCCGAAGTGCTGGAAATCAAACTGATCGAGCAACTGCGCGAGCAGGAGAGTGGGGTCTATGGTGTTAACGCCAGTGCGTCGTACAGCAAGAATCCGGTGCCGCGCTACACGTTCCGCATCAGCTTCGGTTGCGGTCCGGAGAACGTCGATAAGCTGATCGCGAAGACGCAGGAACTGATCGCTAATCTGAAATCGAAAGGTGCGGACCCTGCCGACATCGCCAAGTTCAAGGCCGAAACACGGCGCGAAACCGAACTGCAACTGAAAGACAATCAGTTTTGGCTGGGATATCTGCAAAATCAGTTCGTCAACGGCGACGCGCCTGACGAAGTGCTGCGCGAAGATCAGCAACTGAACAAAGTAACGGTAGACAGTACAAAGGCATCGGCCAACAAATACCTGGGTGCCAACTACGCCAAATTCGTCCTGCTGCCGGAGAAGAAAGTAGAAGCCGGGAAGTAA
- a CDS encoding type II toxin-antitoxin system RelE/ParE family toxin, with translation MSYSIETISVFDRQAKRLAKKYISLKADIQVLVNELRKQPELGTAIGKNCYKIRLAIKSKRKGKSGGARVITYVYVDAETIYLLSIYDKSEKENLDEGELDALLGELDSDQ, from the coding sequence ATGAGCTATAGTATCGAGACGATTTCTGTATTCGACCGTCAGGCCAAAAGGCTTGCGAAAAAGTACATCTCATTAAAAGCTGACATACAGGTATTAGTGAATGAGCTTCGTAAGCAACCTGAACTGGGTACGGCGATTGGTAAAAACTGCTATAAAATCAGGCTGGCTATAAAAAGCAAAAGAAAAGGGAAGTCAGGCGGTGCGCGGGTTATAACCTATGTCTACGTGGACGCTGAGACCATCTATCTGCTTTCTATTTACGACAAATCAGAAAAAGAAAATCTGGATGAGGGTGAACTGGACGCGCTACTCGGCGAACTCGATTCGGATCAATAA
- a CDS encoding acyltransferase family protein: MQPSLTPQGLLTPESPRPARLLSLDAFRGLTVACMILVNNPGDWGHIYPPLEHAHWHGWTPTDLIFPFFLFIVGVSITFALGQPGNSRGLVGKIIKRSATLFLLGLFLNFFPKFNLLTVRIPGVLQRIALVYLVCSLVFLRTTPRQQLYLLLAILVGYWGLMTLVPVPGVGYANLEPEINLAAWLDRTILTPAHVYKPAKVWDPEGMLSTLPAVGTGLLGMLTGNWLRRTDIGAAERVAGLFAAGCLTALAGLCWDGFFPINKALWTSSYVMLAGGLAMLGLALFYWFIDVKQYRRGALPLVAFGVNAITVFFLSGLIPRVLGMLKVAEADGHDVSLQTYLFRHIIAPPFTDPRNASLAGALTFVLIWFVVLWWLYRKNVIIKV, translated from the coding sequence ATGCAACCAAGTCTGACGCCCCAGGGTCTTCTGACGCCCGAATCGCCGCGCCCCGCCCGCCTGCTTTCGCTCGATGCGTTTCGCGGCCTTACGGTGGCCTGCATGATTCTGGTCAACAATCCCGGCGACTGGGGCCACATCTACCCGCCCCTCGAACACGCGCACTGGCACGGCTGGACGCCCACCGACCTTATTTTTCCGTTTTTCCTGTTCATCGTCGGTGTGTCGATCACGTTTGCGCTGGGGCAACCGGGCAATAGCCGGGGGCTGGTTGGGAAGATCATCAAACGTAGCGCGACGCTGTTCCTGCTGGGGCTGTTTCTAAACTTCTTCCCCAAATTCAACCTCCTGACGGTGCGGATTCCGGGCGTGCTGCAACGTATCGCGCTGGTGTATCTAGTCTGTTCGCTGGTCTTTCTCCGCACCACGCCCCGGCAGCAGCTCTACCTGCTGCTGGCTATTCTGGTTGGCTATTGGGGCCTGATGACGCTGGTGCCGGTACCGGGTGTGGGGTACGCCAATCTCGAACCCGAAATCAACCTCGCGGCCTGGCTCGACCGCACGATCCTGACCCCGGCACACGTCTACAAACCCGCCAAAGTCTGGGATCCGGAAGGTATGCTGAGCACCCTCCCCGCCGTGGGTACGGGCCTGCTGGGGATGCTGACGGGTAACTGGCTCCGCCGAACCGACATAGGCGCGGCCGAGCGGGTGGCGGGGCTGTTTGCGGCCGGTTGCCTGACCGCGCTGGCCGGGCTGTGCTGGGATGGCTTCTTCCCGATCAACAAAGCCCTCTGGACAAGCTCTTACGTGATGCTGGCGGGTGGCCTGGCCATGCTGGGATTAGCCTTGTTTTACTGGTTTATCGACGTTAAGCAGTACCGCCGGGGCGCGTTGCCGCTGGTGGCCTTCGGCGTCAACGCTATCACGGTCTTTTTCCTGTCGGGACTAATCCCGCGAGTGCTGGGTATGCTGAAAGTCGCTGAAGCCGATGGTCACGACGTGAGTTTGCAAACATATCTGTTTCGGCACATCATCGCGCCCCCCTTCACCGACCCGCGTAATGCTTCACTGGCGGGGGCGCTGACGTTTGTCCTGATCTGGTTCGTCGTGCTGTGGTGGCTGTACCGGAAGAACGTCATTATCAAAGTATAA
- a CDS encoding glucosamine-6-phosphate deaminase, producing the protein MTTESLVLNGSDGQVAGYPPAGGPIQSAITYEKIPTHIYADAKNASRAVAHEIAELIRSKQREGKQAVLGLATGSSPKTVYAELVRMHREEGLSFQNVVSFNLDEYYPMEPDSVQSYWRFMREQLFDLVDIPTGNYHVPDGTVRTDEVAEFSKQYEAKIEAAGGLDFQLLGIGGNGHIGFNEPGSLINSHTRLMMLDNSTRAAASSDFGGLPKTPRKAITMGVASILNAKRVVLMAWGERKAPVIQEALEGVVTELNPASYLQTHPNALFVIDEAAASQLTRMKAPWLVDSVVWDNSMKKKAVTYLSLALNKPILKLTDRDYNDNGMSDLLALSGQAYDINIDVFNQLQHTITGWPGGKPNADDTNRPERAKPAHKRCLIFSPHPDDDIISMGGTFQRLVDQGHDVHVGYQTSGNIAVADDEALRFADFVVDFNSKFGIDSPEASRIFEDAAEFLRDKKDSEVDTPEVRYIKGLIRMGEAKATCRFVGIPIENAHFMNMPFYETGTVAKKPLGEADVQIVMDLIEEIKPQQIYAAGDLADPHGTHKVCLDAVMEAVRRLKDKDFMQDCWVWLYRGAWAEWDIHEIEMAVPMSPDQVMKKRLGIFKHQSQKDGVVYQGTDAREFWQRAEERNRGTAALYNRLGLAEYEAMEAYVRWKY; encoded by the coding sequence ATGACTACGGAGTCTCTGGTACTCAACGGTTCCGATGGGCAGGTAGCTGGGTATCCGCCTGCGGGAGGGCCAATTCAGTCGGCTATTACCTACGAAAAAATTCCGACCCATATCTACGCTGACGCGAAGAACGCCAGCCGGGCCGTAGCACACGAAATTGCCGAGTTGATTCGGTCGAAACAGCGCGAAGGCAAGCAGGCAGTGCTGGGTCTGGCGACGGGTTCGTCGCCCAAGACGGTTTACGCCGAGCTGGTCCGGATGCACCGCGAAGAAGGGCTGAGTTTCCAGAACGTTGTTTCGTTCAACCTGGACGAATACTACCCGATGGAACCCGATTCCGTGCAGAGTTACTGGCGGTTTATGCGGGAGCAGCTTTTTGATCTCGTCGACATTCCGACTGGCAACTACCACGTTCCCGACGGTACCGTTCGTACCGACGAAGTTGCTGAGTTTTCAAAGCAGTACGAAGCCAAGATCGAAGCCGCTGGCGGACTCGATTTTCAGTTGCTGGGTATTGGCGGTAACGGCCACATCGGTTTCAACGAACCGGGGTCGCTGATTAACTCGCACACCCGCCTGATGATGCTCGACAACTCGACGCGGGCCGCTGCATCGAGTGACTTCGGCGGGCTGCCGAAAACGCCACGCAAAGCGATCACGATGGGCGTTGCCAGCATTCTGAATGCCAAGCGTGTTGTGCTGATGGCCTGGGGTGAGCGCAAAGCTCCCGTTATTCAGGAAGCGCTGGAAGGTGTCGTCACGGAACTGAACCCGGCGTCGTACCTGCAAACGCACCCCAACGCGCTATTCGTAATCGACGAGGCCGCTGCGTCGCAGCTGACGCGGATGAAAGCGCCGTGGCTGGTTGATTCGGTGGTGTGGGACAACAGCATGAAGAAGAAGGCCGTGACCTACCTGTCGCTGGCCCTCAACAAACCCATTCTGAAGCTGACCGACCGCGACTACAACGACAACGGCATGAGCGATCTGCTCGCGCTGTCGGGGCAGGCGTACGACATCAACATCGACGTGTTCAACCAGCTTCAGCACACGATCACGGGCTGGCCCGGTGGCAAACCAAATGCCGACGATACCAACCGCCCCGAACGGGCAAAACCAGCCCACAAACGCTGCCTGATTTTCAGCCCTCACCCCGACGATGACATCATCTCGATGGGCGGCACATTCCAGCGCTTGGTCGACCAGGGGCACGATGTACACGTGGGCTACCAGACGTCGGGCAACATTGCCGTGGCCGACGATGAAGCCCTGCGTTTTGCCGATTTCGTAGTCGATTTCAACAGCAAATTCGGCATCGACAGCCCTGAGGCTTCGCGCATTTTTGAAGATGCCGCCGAGTTTCTGCGCGACAAGAAAGATTCTGAAGTCGATACGCCCGAAGTACGGTACATCAAAGGGCTGATTCGTATGGGCGAAGCCAAAGCGACTTGCCGGTTTGTCGGTATCCCCATCGAGAACGCGCACTTCATGAATATGCCGTTCTACGAAACCGGTACGGTGGCGAAAAAGCCGCTGGGCGAAGCCGACGTGCAGATCGTGATGGATTTGATCGAAGAAATCAAGCCGCAGCAGATTTACGCAGCCGGTGATCTGGCCGATCCGCACGGAACGCACAAGGTTTGTCTGGATGCGGTGATGGAAGCCGTTCGGCGGTTGAAAGACAAGGATTTCATGCAGGATTGCTGGGTGTGGCTCTACCGGGGTGCCTGGGCAGAGTGGGACATCCACGAAATTGAAATGGCCGTGCCGATGTCGCCCGATCAGGTGATGAAGAAGCGGCTTGGTATCTTCAAGCACCAGTCGCAGAAAGATGGCGTGGTGTATCAGGGTACCGACGCCCGCGAATTCTGGCAACGGGCCGAAGAGCGCAACCGGGGCACGGCCGCGCTCTACAACCGGCTTGGTTTGGCCGAATACGAAGCGATGGAAGCCTACGTGCGCTGGAAATACTAA
- a CDS encoding Gfo/Idh/MocA family protein, whose product MEHEGLDHKVIGIGVIGMGGFGLFAVQQFLQTPNTRLVAIAGSKREEAIATAKRFGAEQLETLEQLVNHPDVDLIYIATPPFLHYEQSKLALNAGKHVICEKPLAMNPEQGREMLELAASKGLLMVTNLMQRYNPMFARVKHLIDKKLLGEFLHGYFENYAGDEGLSPEHWFWDRSKSGGIFIEHGVHFFDMFAGWLGKGTVVSAQIVKRPDSNDIEDQVQATVEYGDDETGKKLVNFYHGFTQTGRMDRQEMRLLFERGDITLYEWVPTRMVMRCVADEETTRALMDLFPGAQLNVTANIGGSDRTLKGRHKTFDAYQQIELKAGFGDEKQHIYSELLRLMFRDQASAIHYPNTHRIVAESNGLESLVTATEADSLARQGH is encoded by the coding sequence ATGGAACACGAAGGACTCGATCATAAGGTAATTGGCATTGGCGTAATCGGTATGGGCGGTTTCGGTTTGTTTGCCGTGCAGCAGTTTCTGCAAACTCCTAACACGCGGCTGGTGGCCATTGCTGGCTCGAAGCGGGAAGAAGCCATCGCGACGGCTAAACGCTTTGGAGCCGAGCAACTGGAAACGCTGGAGCAGTTAGTCAATCACCCCGACGTCGACCTGATCTACATCGCAACCCCGCCGTTTCTGCACTACGAGCAAAGCAAACTGGCCCTGAACGCGGGTAAACACGTAATCTGCGAGAAGCCACTGGCGATGAACCCCGAGCAGGGCCGCGAAATGCTTGAACTGGCTGCCAGCAAGGGGCTGCTGATGGTAACGAACCTGATGCAACGCTACAACCCAATGTTTGCGCGGGTAAAACACCTGATCGACAAAAAGCTGCTGGGCGAATTTCTGCACGGCTATTTCGAAAACTACGCGGGCGATGAAGGACTGTCACCCGAACACTGGTTCTGGGATCGCAGCAAGTCGGGCGGTATTTTCATCGAGCACGGCGTTCACTTCTTCGATATGTTCGCGGGCTGGCTCGGCAAGGGTACCGTCGTTTCCGCGCAGATCGTAAAACGGCCGGATAGCAACGACATTGAAGATCAGGTGCAGGCTACCGTTGAATATGGTGACGACGAAACTGGCAAGAAGCTTGTCAATTTCTACCACGGCTTTACACAGACGGGGCGCATGGACCGGCAGGAGATGAGGTTACTATTCGAACGGGGCGACATCACGCTGTACGAATGGGTGCCGACTCGCATGGTGATGCGCTGCGTCGCCGACGAAGAAACGACCCGCGCCCTGATGGACCTTTTCCCCGGCGCGCAACTCAATGTAACGGCCAACATCGGCGGGTCCGACCGGACGCTGAAAGGGCGGCACAAGACCTTCGACGCGTACCAGCAGATCGAACTGAAGGCCGGTTTTGGCGACGAGAAGCAACACATCTACAGCGAACTGCTGCGGCTGATGTTCCGTGATCAGGCAAGCGCGATTCATTACCCAAACACGCACCGGATTGTCGCGGAAAGCAACGGGCTGGAGTCACTGGTTACCGCCACCGAGGCTGATTCGCTGGCTCGACAGGGGCACTAA